In one window of Macadamia integrifolia cultivar HAES 741 chromosome 2, SCU_Mint_v3, whole genome shotgun sequence DNA:
- the LOC122060136 gene encoding lachrymatory-factor synthase-like, translated as MAMATEESSKSQESKWEGKLCAELEGISAEHVWPLLADFFNLHNWMPGIDTCQPLEGVSGQPGCIRYCAKTTTSPPASSSESPAKEEITATTMWANERLVAIDPVERSLSYVVTENNMGIKSYMATMKVLQFSKVAAAANSEGCQIEWTFVADPVEGWTFEGLLSFFESCLQGMAQKMEDVLCPSTKA; from the coding sequence atggcGATGGCAACAGAGGAATCATCAAAATCGCAAGAGTCGAAATGGGAAGGCAAGCTTTGCGCAGAGCTAGAAGGTATAAGCGCAGAGCATGTGTGGCCTCTGCTAGCGGACTTCTTCAACCTCCACAACTGGATGCCTGGCATCGACACTTGTCAGCCGTTAGAGGGCGTCTCTGGACAGCCCGGCTGCATCCGCTACTGCGCCAAAACAACCACATCGCCCCCTGCGTCGTCTTCGGAGTCACCGGCCAAAGAGGAGATTACCGCCACAACCATGTGGGCCAACGAGAGACTCGTGGCCATCGACCCTGTGGAACGTTCCCTGAGCTACGTGGTCACTGAAAACAATATGGGGATCAAGTCTTACATGGCTACCATGAAGGTACTTCAATTCTCAAAGGTGGCGGCGGCGGCGAATTCTGAAGGGTGTCAGATCGAGTGGACATTCGTGGCTGATCCTGTTGAAGGCTGGACTTTCGAGGGCTTGCTTTCCTTTTTCGAATCCTGCCTTCAAGGCATGGCGCAGAAAATGGAAGATGTTCTCTGCCCCTCAACTAAAGCTTGA